Proteins encoded in a region of the Vibrio sp. CB1-14 genome:
- a CDS encoding LacI family DNA-binding transcriptional regulator gives MSKKMTMAAISRQLGISTMTVSRYFNGGYVSAENRLKIEAIVKDSHYTPNIFARSIRSQSNIIGFVAPRIESYTTSLVIKGALAAANESQVRMLFHSTGFNHESECQAVREFNGLNALGTIIIASKHSVEETFYRTLDNVLFIGKNSPHHCCLYYPDHAAIKALVSQTITQLKQQQAPLVAVNYIYDERMLSSRTKLMQTTITDTVPELNFSLQALANSEEKTDYQAVQLQPNHVYFCATDNIAIRLYRRAKEQQLKIGHNVWIVGMGDYDYSDLLVPSLTTVAFNYYQVGYQAVKKLIKRDFSSVEGTFDLKMRESSQFS, from the coding sequence ATGAGTAAAAAGATGACAATGGCTGCGATTTCAAGACAGCTTGGAATTTCAACAATGACTGTGTCACGTTACTTTAATGGCGGTTATGTTTCGGCTGAGAACCGCCTTAAAATTGAAGCTATCGTCAAAGATAGTCATTACACACCTAATATATTTGCTCGCTCTATTCGTAGCCAATCCAATATTATTGGTTTCGTCGCGCCTCGTATCGAGTCATATACGACGAGTTTAGTGATTAAAGGGGCGCTGGCTGCTGCCAACGAATCACAAGTACGAATGCTGTTTCATTCCACAGGGTTTAATCATGAGTCAGAATGCCAAGCTGTGAGAGAGTTTAACGGCTTAAATGCACTTGGCACGATTATTATCGCTTCAAAACACAGTGTTGAAGAGACTTTTTATCGAACCTTAGATAATGTGTTATTTATTGGCAAAAACTCTCCCCATCATTGTTGTTTATATTACCCCGATCACGCTGCTATTAAAGCACTCGTCTCCCAAACCATTACTCAACTAAAACAGCAGCAAGCACCGCTGGTAGCCGTAAATTATATTTACGATGAGCGTATGCTTTCTAGCCGAACTAAGTTGATGCAAACCACCATTACCGATACCGTACCCGAGTTAAATTTTTCACTGCAAGCCTTAGCCAACTCTGAGGAAAAAACCGACTACCAGGCAGTTCAATTACAGCCCAATCATGTCTACTTTTGCGCCACCGATAATATTGCCATTCGTTTATATCGTCGCGCCAAAGAACAGCAACTCAAGATTGGTCATAACGTATGGATTGTAGGCATGGGCGACTATGATTACAGCGATCTGTTAGTCCCGAGTCTGACTACTGTGGCTTTTAACTACTATCAAGTGGGCTATCAAGCTGTCAAAAAATTGATAAAGCGCGATTTCAGTTCCGTCGAAGGCACATTTGACCTAAAAATGAGAGAAAGCTCACAGTTCTCTTGA
- a CDS encoding glycoside hydrolase family 13 protein, with translation MICANNRHSSPLEWWKKATAYQIYPRSFYDTNQDGIGDINGIITKLDYLADLGIDLIWICPFYASPNDDNGYDISDYQAIHPDFGTLEDVDTLIAAAHTRGIRIIMDLVINHTSDEHPWFIESRDNKNSPKRDWYIWRDGCEPTDEKLTCDPNNWESIFHGSVWEYDKKTAQYYLHLFSKKQPDLNWENPEVKQALFKMIHWWLERGIDGFRVDAISHIQKQPDLPSLPNPKGEKYVSSFDYHMNVAGIEKHLHELKLQAFDPFGIVTVGEANGVTADNALPWVAEATEQDQGGVFNMIFQFEHMKLWSEEQSNERLDLVEFKRILSRWQDALEGKGWNALYLENHDQARSIDTFADPNSRYASATALASCYFLMKGTPFIYQGQEIGMVNHQFTSLDEFNDVSARNLIQKLSQQGQSDADILALLNQVSRDHSRLPMQWNDQNFGGFSEVQPWFWVNQQHADINVEQQQKDPNSILSFYKKLIALRKSNVSLVVGRYQLLLASDPNIYAYQRVGQDMTWTIITNLSPQESIVDIDCTQLGELVLDNQNIKNEHVRSDFIATQIVPAYAAYIFARKH, from the coding sequence ATGATTTGCGCCAATAACAGACATTCAAGCCCACTCGAGTGGTGGAAAAAAGCGACCGCCTACCAAATTTATCCCCGTAGCTTTTATGATACGAACCAAGACGGTATTGGTGATATCAATGGAATCATTACTAAGCTGGATTACCTAGCTGATTTGGGCATTGATTTAATATGGATTTGCCCATTCTATGCATCACCGAATGATGATAACGGTTACGATATTAGCGACTACCAAGCGATTCATCCTGACTTTGGAACCCTGGAGGATGTGGATACACTGATCGCTGCTGCTCATACGCGTGGCATTCGCATCATTATGGATTTGGTGATCAACCATACTAGTGATGAACATCCATGGTTCATCGAATCTCGAGATAACAAAAATAGCCCTAAGCGTGATTGGTATATTTGGCGTGATGGTTGTGAGCCTACCGATGAAAAACTGACTTGCGATCCAAACAACTGGGAAAGTATCTTTCATGGCAGTGTATGGGAATATGATAAAAAAACGGCGCAGTACTACTTGCACCTATTTTCCAAAAAACAACCGGATCTGAATTGGGAAAACCCTGAAGTTAAGCAAGCACTATTTAAAATGATTCATTGGTGGTTGGAGCGCGGTATTGATGGTTTCCGTGTTGATGCAATTAGCCATATTCAGAAACAACCAGATTTACCGTCTTTACCCAATCCAAAGGGTGAAAAGTATGTCTCCTCGTTTGATTATCATATGAATGTGGCAGGTATTGAAAAGCATCTGCATGAGTTAAAACTGCAGGCGTTTGATCCCTTTGGCATTGTGACAGTTGGTGAGGCCAATGGGGTTACTGCCGATAACGCATTACCGTGGGTTGCCGAAGCGACCGAGCAGGATCAAGGTGGCGTTTTCAACATGATTTTTCAGTTTGAACACATGAAGCTATGGTCGGAAGAACAAAGCAACGAGCGTTTAGATTTGGTGGAGTTCAAACGCATTTTATCGCGTTGGCAAGATGCATTAGAAGGTAAAGGTTGGAATGCGCTTTATTTAGAAAACCATGATCAAGCACGTAGTATTGATACTTTTGCCGACCCTAATTCTAGGTATGCCAGTGCTACCGCATTAGCGAGTTGTTATTTCTTGATGAAAGGGACTCCGTTTATTTATCAGGGCCAAGAGATTGGTATGGTAAATCATCAGTTTACGTCTCTTGACGAATTTAATGATGTGTCTGCTAGAAATTTAATTCAAAAACTATCTCAACAAGGTCAAAGTGACGCAGACATCTTAGCTTTGTTAAATCAGGTATCTCGCGACCACAGTCGCTTGCCAATGCAATGGAATGACCAGAATTTTGGCGGTTTTTCTGAGGTGCAACCTTGGTTCTGGGTCAATCAACAGCACGCAGATATCAATGTTGAGCAACAACAGAAAGATCCAAATTCGATTTTGAGTTTCTATAAGAAACTGATCGCTCTGCGTAAGTCAAATGTAAGTTTAGTGGTTGGCCGCTATCAATTGCTGCTAGCTAGCGATCCCAATATCTATGCTTATCAACGTGTTGGTCAAGATATGACATGGACCATTATTACCAATTTAAGTCCACAAGAGAGCATCGTTGATATCGACTGCACGCAATTAGGCGAATTAGTGCTTGATAATCAGAATATCAAAAACGAACACGTTCGCTCTGATTTTATAGCGACGCAAATTGTCCCGGCTTATGCAGCGTATATATTTGCAAGAAAACACTAA
- a CDS encoding PTS transporter subunit IIBC, which translates to MSKLLSFDFWQRFGKSLIVVIAVMPAAGIMISLGKVVAMYAGGIGAIETLGAIMENIGWGVIVNLHLLFAVAIGGSWAKERAGGAFAALIAFILINRITGVILGVDNAMLSDPEAVVMSLFGSELPVSQFFTNILGAPALNMGVFIGIMSGYLGANLFNRYHDFSRLPQALAFFNGKRFVPFVVIFYSMIIAFALSIVWPLIQGALNDFGQWIATSKDTAPITAPFLYGTLERLLLPFGLHHTLTIPMNYTELGGTYELLTGTNAGSSVYGQDPLWLAWVSDLNNLKLSDPTAYQHLLDTVHPARFKAGQVIIAASSLIGIGLAMYHCVDGDKRAQYKPMFLSACLAVLLTGVTEPIEFMFMFIAPVLYVAHAVLTGVAFALVDVMDLRVHAFGLIELVTRIPMMASAGIGGDLVRFALVSIVFFGVNYGLFRVLIVKFKLPTPGRMGNYLDDSSESMSEDEKMETIIKNLGGRTNIAEIDACMTRLRVTVNDPQLVAEYELWKPTGALGAVIKEQGVQVIYGPGVDVIKSRLVAKFSAQPA; encoded by the coding sequence ATGAGTAAGTTACTGTCGTTTGATTTTTGGCAACGATTTGGGAAATCCCTTATCGTTGTTATCGCGGTGATGCCAGCCGCGGGTATCATGATATCACTCGGTAAAGTTGTCGCAATGTATGCCGGTGGTATTGGCGCTATTGAAACACTAGGCGCTATTATGGAAAACATAGGTTGGGGGGTTATAGTTAACCTTCACCTATTATTTGCTGTCGCTATCGGTGGTTCATGGGCTAAAGAAAGAGCAGGAGGCGCATTTGCTGCTCTGATTGCCTTCATCTTAATCAACCGCATCACCGGGGTTATATTGGGCGTGGACAACGCTATGCTCAGTGATCCAGAGGCGGTTGTGATGAGCCTATTTGGTTCTGAGTTACCTGTCTCTCAATTCTTCACTAATATTTTGGGTGCTCCTGCTCTAAATATGGGTGTGTTTATCGGTATTATGTCTGGTTATTTAGGTGCCAACTTATTTAACCGCTATCATGACTTCTCTCGCTTACCTCAAGCATTAGCATTTTTCAACGGTAAGCGTTTTGTACCTTTTGTAGTTATTTTCTATTCGATGATTATTGCGTTTGCTTTATCAATCGTATGGCCTTTAATTCAAGGTGCACTTAATGATTTTGGTCAATGGATTGCAACCTCTAAAGACACAGCACCGATCACTGCTCCTTTCCTATATGGTACGTTAGAGCGTTTATTACTGCCATTTGGCTTACACCACACTTTAACTATTCCGATGAATTACACTGAGTTGGGTGGTACTTATGAGCTTTTGACTGGTACGAATGCGGGCTCTAGTGTTTATGGTCAAGATCCATTATGGCTTGCTTGGGTTAGCGATCTAAATAATCTTAAATTAAGCGATCCGACAGCTTACCAACATCTACTAGATACAGTACATCCTGCACGTTTTAAGGCAGGTCAAGTTATTATCGCAGCGTCTTCATTGATTGGTATTGGGCTTGCCATGTATCACTGTGTTGATGGTGACAAGCGCGCACAATACAAGCCAATGTTTTTATCTGCGTGTCTTGCAGTGTTATTAACAGGTGTAACAGAGCCTATTGAATTCATGTTTATGTTTATTGCTCCTGTTTTGTATGTTGCGCATGCGGTGTTAACAGGGGTTGCATTTGCGTTGGTCGATGTTATGGACCTACGTGTACATGCCTTTGGCTTGATAGAATTAGTCACTCGTATACCTATGATGGCTTCAGCGGGCATCGGTGGTGATTTGGTTCGCTTCGCATTAGTCTCTATTGTTTTCTTTGGTGTTAACTATGGATTATTCCGTGTGCTTATTGTCAAATTTAAATTGCCAACACCGGGACGCATGGGTAACTACCTCGATGACAGTTCGGAATCCATGTCAGAAGATGAGAAGATGGAAACTATTATTAAGAATTTAGGTGGCCGTACCAATATTGCTGAAATTGATGCTTGTATGACACGCTTGCGCGTTACAGTTAATGATCCGCAGTTGGTTGCCGAATATGAGTTATGGAAGCCAACAGGAGCACTTGGCGCTGTGATTAAAGAGCAAGGAGTACAAGTTATTTATGGTCCTGGAGTGGATGTCATTAAATCTAGATTAGTTGCGAAGTTTTCAGCACAACCAGCGTAA
- a CDS encoding endonuclease/exonuclease/phosphatase family protein: protein MKLMTLNTHSWQEEKQLEKLDVVAQAIIEQGCDVVALQEVNQHQDSPAVDANILTNHTVFADNYGYLLQKKLMEYGCHYQLTWDFVHQSYDVYQEGLAFLTRLPIIEHEVIDLSDNYDVNYWKHRRAVRIKVTSQQGDFNLYNCHCGWWNDSENSFEDQFNQISATLSTELNFLLGDFNNPSHMRNEGYDYVLQRGLIDCYEIAEIKDTGTTVIKNIDGWEQNIQALRIDLVFSNQPVVVRQHQVIFNNDFYPVVSDHFGVLVEVDIT, encoded by the coding sequence ATGAAGTTAATGACGTTAAATACCCATAGTTGGCAAGAAGAGAAACAGCTAGAAAAGTTGGATGTGGTAGCGCAAGCCATAATCGAGCAAGGGTGCGATGTCGTTGCATTACAGGAAGTGAATCAACATCAAGACAGCCCGGCTGTTGATGCCAATATATTAACGAATCACACTGTGTTCGCTGATAACTATGGTTATTTGTTACAGAAAAAGCTCATGGAATACGGTTGTCACTACCAACTTACATGGGATTTCGTTCATCAAAGTTATGACGTATATCAAGAGGGACTGGCATTCTTGACGCGACTGCCGATTATCGAACATGAGGTCATTGACCTAAGTGATAATTATGATGTGAACTACTGGAAACATAGGCGAGCAGTGCGTATTAAGGTTACTTCTCAACAAGGCGATTTCAATCTTTATAATTGTCATTGCGGCTGGTGGAATGACTCAGAGAACTCATTTGAGGATCAGTTCAACCAAATAAGTGCGACATTATCAACGGAATTGAACTTTCTATTAGGCGATTTCAACAACCCAAGCCATATGCGTAATGAAGGTTATGATTATGTTTTACAGCGCGGTTTGATAGATTGTTATGAAATAGCAGAAATAAAAGATACTGGAACCACTGTAATTAAAAATATTGATGGTTGGGAACAAAATATCCAAGCGCTTCGGATTGATCTGGTTTTTAGTAATCAACCAGTGGTGGTAAGGCAGCATCAGGTGATTTTTAATAATGACTTTTATCCGGTTGTATCGGATCACTTTGGGGTTCTGGTGGAAGTAGACATTACTTAA
- a CDS encoding low molecular weight protein-tyrosine-phosphatase, whose translation MNNKKKPSILVVCMGNICRSPTGEAVLRARAEQSGVAVTIDSAGTIGYHQGNTPDPRSRQAGEARGYSFAGIRARQVTDDDFEAFDMILAADRDNLADLKQLCPAHLQYKLSLFLSYGSSSHTEIPDPYYGGDQGFELVLDLIEDASDSVLAKFA comes from the coding sequence ATGAATAATAAAAAGAAACCATCAATCCTAGTAGTATGCATGGGCAACATTTGCCGCTCTCCTACTGGTGAAGCAGTTCTTCGTGCGCGCGCTGAGCAAAGTGGCGTAGCTGTGACAATAGATTCAGCAGGTACGATTGGGTATCACCAAGGAAATACGCCAGACCCAAGGTCTAGACAAGCGGGGGAGGCGAGGGGCTACTCGTTTGCTGGTATTCGAGCACGGCAGGTCACGGATGATGACTTTGAAGCGTTTGATATGATTTTGGCGGCGGATAGAGATAACTTGGCGGATCTTAAACAGCTTTGCCCGGCGCATTTGCAATATAAGTTATCGCTGTTTCTGAGCTATGGTTCATCGAGTCATACTGAGATACCCGATCCCTATTATGGTGGTGACCAAGGGTTTGAACTGGTGTTGGATTTGATTGAGGACGCATCGGATAGCGTATTGGCGAAGTTTGCATAG
- a CDS encoding NupC/NupG family nucleoside CNT transporter, translated as MAILSSLLGIVSLIAIAYLFSEKRSAINWNTVLRALLLQSLVAAFVLAFPLGKDILGAMSSGVATILSFSDRGIQFLFGDLATNGFVFAIRVLPIIVVISALIAALYHLGIMQLAIRIIGGGLQRFLGTSKAESLVATGNIFLSQSESPLLIRPFLGTMTRSELFAVMAGGMASVAGSVLGGYAGLGVELKYLIAASFMAAPGSLMMAKLLVPEQQTPSDYSNIELDDSKQSNIIDALAAGAMNGMRVAVAVGTMLVAFISVIAMLNAAIESITGWFGGKGMTLELLFGFVFAPVAWLIGVDSSEVLTAGSFIGQKVILNEFVAFIDFVEAKAMLSDKTQVIITFALCGFANIASIAIQIGAIASMAPERRSDVASLGIKAVLAGTLANLMSACLAGLFFVL; from the coding sequence ATCGCTATTCTTTCTAGCCTCCTTGGCATCGTTTCGCTTATTGCTATCGCGTACCTATTCTCTGAAAAACGTTCAGCAATCAATTGGAACACCGTACTTCGCGCCCTACTTCTACAATCGCTAGTCGCAGCGTTTGTCCTCGCATTTCCACTTGGCAAAGATATTCTCGGCGCCATGAGCAGCGGCGTAGCCACCATTCTTAGCTTCTCAGACCGTGGTATTCAGTTCTTGTTTGGCGACTTAGCTACAAACGGCTTCGTGTTTGCCATTCGCGTACTGCCAATTATCGTGGTCATCAGTGCACTGATTGCGGCGCTCTATCACCTTGGCATCATGCAACTGGCCATTCGCATTATCGGTGGCGGCCTGCAAAGATTCCTTGGCACCAGCAAAGCTGAATCGCTGGTAGCTACTGGCAACATTTTCTTATCGCAAAGTGAATCACCGCTACTTATTCGCCCATTTCTAGGCACAATGACACGCTCAGAGCTATTTGCCGTAATGGCCGGCGGTATGGCATCGGTCGCGGGAAGCGTGCTTGGCGGTTATGCAGGACTTGGTGTTGAACTCAAGTACCTCATCGCCGCAAGCTTCATGGCCGCGCCAGGCTCGTTGATGATGGCTAAGCTGCTTGTACCAGAGCAACAAACTCCGTCTGACTATAGCAATATTGAACTCGATGACAGCAAACAAAGCAACATCATTGACGCGCTCGCTGCTGGCGCAATGAACGGCATGAGAGTCGCTGTTGCGGTTGGTACGATGCTTGTTGCTTTCATCAGTGTGATTGCAATGCTAAACGCTGCTATTGAATCTATCACTGGCTGGTTTGGTGGCAAAGGTATGACATTGGAGCTGCTGTTTGGCTTCGTGTTTGCGCCTGTTGCTTGGCTAATCGGTGTGGACTCTAGTGAAGTACTGACAGCAGGTTCATTTATCGGTCAGAAAGTGATTTTAAATGAGTTTGTTGCCTTCATCGACTTTGTGGAAGCAAAAGCCATGCTGTCTGACAAAACTCAGGTCATCATCACCTTTGCTCTTTGTGGCTTTGCCAACATCGCCTCTATCGCAATTCAAATTGGCGCGATCGCGTCCATGGCACCAGAACGCCGCTCTGATGTTGCAAGCCTTGGCATTAAAGCCGTTCTAGCCGGCACACTCGCTAACCTAATGAGTGCTTGCCTTGCTGGTCTATTCTTTGTGCTGTAA
- the ansA gene encoding asparaginase, producing MTRKHIYIAYTGGTIGMQKSDHGYIPVAGFMEKQLASMPEFHRPEMPEFTIHEYEPLIDSSDMTPADWQQIADDIRDNYDNYDGFVILHGTDTMAYTASALSFMLENLGKPVIVTGSQIPLAELRSDGQANLLNALHIAANYPINEVTLFFNNQLMRGNRSTKSHADGFNAFTSPNLQPLLEAGINIQLSSGVEINKQPEGKFKVHDITPQPIGVITMYPGISHEVIRNTLLQPVNAMILLTFGVGNAPQNPELLAHLKEASERGVLVVNLTQCLAGKVNMGGYATGCALADAGVISGFDMTPEAALAKLHYLLSQNLSYEQIKAQMLEVLRGEMSK from the coding sequence ATGACGCGTAAACACATCTACATCGCCTATACTGGCGGCACTATCGGCATGCAAAAGTCCGATCATGGTTACATTCCTGTCGCGGGCTTTATGGAAAAGCAACTGGCGAGCATGCCAGAATTCCATCGTCCAGAGATGCCAGAGTTCACTATTCATGAATATGAGCCGCTCATCGACTCTTCAGACATGACGCCTGCTGACTGGCAACAGATCGCCGACGACATTCGTGACAACTACGACAACTACGATGGCTTTGTGATCCTCCACGGCACCGACACCATGGCGTACACCGCTTCGGCATTGTCGTTCATGCTGGAAAATCTTGGCAAGCCTGTGATAGTTACTGGCTCGCAGATCCCACTGGCAGAGCTTCGCTCAGATGGCCAAGCAAACCTGCTGAACGCGCTTCACATCGCAGCCAATTATCCAATCAACGAAGTGACGCTGTTTTTCAATAACCAGCTGATGCGCGGTAACCGCAGCACAAAATCACACGCTGATGGCTTTAATGCCTTTACCTCACCAAACCTGCAACCTCTTTTAGAAGCAGGGATTAATATCCAGCTAAGCAGTGGTGTGGAAATCAACAAACAGCCGGAAGGTAAATTCAAGGTACATGACATCACGCCACAGCCTATTGGCGTTATCACTATGTACCCGGGTATTTCACACGAAGTGATCCGCAATACCTTGCTGCAACCTGTTAATGCAATGATTTTGCTGACGTTTGGAGTGGGCAATGCACCGCAAAATCCAGAGCTTTTGGCGCACCTGAAAGAAGCGTCAGAGCGTGGCGTATTGGTAGTCAACTTAACTCAGTGTTTGGCGGGTAAAGTGAACATGGGCGGTTATGCGACAGGCTGTGCTCTGGCTGATGCCGGCGTTATCAGCGGTTTCGATATGACGCCAGAAGCAGCGCTTGCCAAGCTTCACTATCTGCTTAGTCAAAACCTGAGTTATGAGCAGATTAAAGCGCAAATGCTGGAAGTACTGCGCGGTGAAATGAGTAAGTAA